Proteins from a single region of Streptomyces sp. TN58:
- the uraD gene encoding 2-oxo-4-hydroxy-4-carboxy-5-ureidoimidazoline decarboxylase — translation MTSSPNPGLTRINTLDDSAAAAELHEVCASSAWGSKMLAQRPFATADSLFAANEAAMAELTAEDLAEAMAGHAPIGRPKPGDPTSAREQRGMAGASEELRNELLELNLAYQEKFGHVFLICATGATGEFMRDAVKVRIGNSPEQERETARGELVKINRIRLTRLVEGE, via the coding sequence GTGACTTCGAGTCCGAACCCGGGTCTCACCCGGATCAACACCTTGGACGACAGTGCGGCCGCGGCCGAGCTGCACGAGGTGTGCGCCAGCTCGGCGTGGGGGAGCAAGATGCTCGCCCAGCGCCCCTTCGCCACCGCCGACTCCCTGTTCGCCGCGAACGAGGCCGCCATGGCGGAGCTCACCGCGGAGGACCTGGCCGAAGCGATGGCAGGCCACGCGCCGATCGGCCGGCCGAAGCCGGGAGACCCGACCTCCGCCCGCGAGCAGCGCGGCATGGCCGGCGCCTCCGAGGAGCTCCGGAACGAACTCCTCGAACTGAACCTGGCCTACCAGGAGAAGTTCGGCCACGTCTTCCTCATCTGCGCCACCGGTGCGACCGGTGAGTTCATGCGGGACGCGGTCAAGGTCCGGATCGGCAACTCGCCGGAGCAGGAGCGGGAGACCGCCCGCGGCGAGCTCGTCAAGATCAACCGGATCCGCCTGACCCGCCTCGTAGAAGGAGAGTGA
- the uraH gene encoding hydroxyisourate hydrolase, producing MSTETTASVSTHILDTSIGRPAEGVAISLSARTGLDGEWASLGGSATDADGRCKDLPALPEGTTHVRLDFETETYFSKKQAEAQQDAPRVRDSATFFPEVAITFAVNPGEHYHVPLLLNPFGYSVYRGS from the coding sequence ATGAGCACCGAGACCACCGCGTCGGTGTCCACGCACATCCTGGACACCAGCATCGGCAGGCCCGCCGAGGGCGTCGCCATCTCGCTGTCGGCCCGTACCGGCCTGGACGGCGAGTGGGCGTCCCTGGGCGGCTCCGCCACCGATGCGGACGGGCGCTGCAAGGACCTGCCGGCGCTGCCGGAGGGCACCACCCACGTACGTCTGGACTTCGAGACCGAGACGTACTTTTCGAAGAAGCAAGCCGAGGCGCAGCAGGACGCCCCCCGCGTAAGGGACAGCGCTACGTTCTTCCCCGAGGTCGCCATCACGTTCGCGGTGAACCCGGGCGAGCACTACCACGTACCGCTGCTGCTCAACCCGTTCGGCTACTCCGTTTACCGAGGGAGCTAG
- the pucL gene encoding factor-independent urate hydroxylase, with translation MATILGQNQYGKAENRVVKITRDGDTHHIKDLNVSVALSGDMDDVHYSGSNANVLPTDTTKNTVYAFAKEYGIESAEQFGIHLARWFVNSQEPIQRARIRIEEYAWDRIATSDANSKFIGADEVKHSFVRQGQETRVTQITYDGRNWEVISGLKDLVVMNSTNSEFWGYVKDKYTTLQEAYDRILATQVSSRWRFNWSDDEQRMPNWEKSYAETRKHMLQAFAETYSLSLQQTLYQMGSRIINHRSEIDEVRFSLPNKHHFLVDLEPFGLKNDNEVYFAADRPYGLIEATILRDGADARIPVDMTNL, from the coding sequence ATGGCCACGATTCTGGGCCAGAACCAGTACGGCAAGGCAGAGAACCGCGTCGTCAAGATCACGCGGGACGGCGACACCCACCACATCAAGGACCTGAACGTCTCGGTCGCCCTCTCCGGCGACATGGACGACGTCCACTACTCCGGCTCGAACGCCAACGTCCTGCCGACGGACACCACGAAGAACACGGTGTACGCCTTCGCCAAGGAGTACGGCATCGAGTCCGCCGAGCAGTTCGGCATCCACCTGGCGCGCTGGTTCGTGAACAGCCAGGAGCCGATCCAGCGTGCGCGCATCCGGATCGAGGAGTACGCCTGGGACCGGATCGCCACCTCCGACGCCAACTCCAAGTTCATCGGCGCCGACGAGGTCAAGCACTCCTTCGTCCGCCAGGGCCAGGAGACCCGCGTCACCCAGATCACCTACGACGGCCGGAACTGGGAGGTCATCTCCGGCCTCAAGGACCTGGTCGTCATGAACTCCACGAACTCCGAGTTCTGGGGTTACGTGAAGGACAAGTACACGACCCTGCAGGAGGCGTACGACCGCATCCTGGCCACCCAGGTGTCGAGCCGCTGGCGCTTCAACTGGTCGGACGACGAGCAGCGGATGCCCAACTGGGAGAAGTCCTACGCCGAGACCCGCAAGCACATGCTGCAGGCCTTCGCGGAGACCTACTCCCTGTCGCTCCAGCAGACCCTGTACCAGATGGGTTCGCGCATCATCAACCACCGTTCGGAGATCGACGAGGTCCGCTTCTCGCTCCCGAACAAGCACCACTTCCTCGTCGACCTGGAGCCCTTCGGCCTCAAGAACGACAACGAGGTGTACTTCGCCGCGGACCGTCCGTACGGTCTCATCGAGGCCACGATCCTGCGGGACGGCGCCGACGCGCGCATCCCGGTGGACATGACCAACCTCTGA
- a CDS encoding 8-oxoguanine deaminase yields MAASAAHDSAVERIVIENCAIATVDANDTEYASGHIVVAGNRIESIGAGRAPENLDNVVRRIDGTGHLVTPGLVNTHHHFYQWITRGLATDHNLFNWLVALYPTWARIDEQMTYTAAQGSLAAMARGGVTTAMDHHYVFPKGSGDLSGSIIRAASEMGVRFTLARGSMDRSEKDGGLPPDHAVETLEGALADTEATVKKFHDASFDSMTQVAVAPCSPFSVSTELLKQGAELARRLGVRMHTHGSETVEEEKFCHELFGMGPTDYFESTGWLGEDVWMAHSVHMNDSDIAAFARTKTGVAHCPSSNARLAAGIARVPDMLAAGVPVGLGVDGTASNESGELHTELRNALLINRLNPVHRERALGARQALRLGTYGGAQVLGRADSIGSLEVGKCADLVLWNISTFLHSSIADPVTALVFGAAAPVTASFVNGKQIVENNRLLFADEDAIAVSTREEAQRLARIAQA; encoded by the coding sequence ATGGCAGCATCGGCAGCCCATGACAGCGCAGTCGAGCGCATCGTCATCGAGAACTGTGCGATCGCGACCGTCGACGCCAATGACACCGAGTACGCCTCAGGCCACATCGTCGTCGCGGGCAACAGGATCGAGTCCATCGGTGCGGGCAGGGCCCCCGAGAACCTCGACAACGTGGTCCGCCGGATCGACGGCACCGGGCACCTCGTGACCCCCGGCCTGGTCAACACGCACCACCACTTCTACCAGTGGATCACGCGCGGCCTGGCCACCGACCACAACCTCTTCAACTGGCTCGTCGCGCTGTACCCGACGTGGGCGCGCATCGACGAGCAGATGACGTACACGGCCGCGCAGGGCTCCCTCGCCGCGATGGCCAGGGGCGGTGTGACCACCGCCATGGACCACCACTACGTCTTCCCCAAGGGCTCCGGCGACCTGTCCGGCTCGATCATCCGCGCCGCCTCCGAGATGGGCGTCCGCTTCACCCTCGCCCGCGGCTCCATGGACCGCAGCGAGAAGGACGGCGGCCTGCCGCCGGACCACGCCGTCGAGACCCTTGAAGGCGCCCTGGCCGACACCGAGGCGACCGTCAAGAAGTTCCACGACGCCTCCTTCGACTCGATGACCCAGGTCGCCGTCGCCCCCTGCTCCCCCTTCTCGGTCTCCACCGAGCTGCTCAAGCAGGGCGCGGAGCTGGCCCGCCGCCTCGGGGTGCGCATGCACACGCACGGCAGCGAGACGGTCGAGGAGGAGAAGTTCTGCCACGAGCTCTTCGGCATGGGCCCCACCGACTACTTCGAGTCGACCGGCTGGCTCGGCGAGGACGTGTGGATGGCGCACAGCGTCCACATGAACGACTCCGACATCGCCGCCTTCGCCCGTACGAAGACCGGTGTCGCGCACTGCCCGTCCTCCAACGCCCGTCTGGCCGCCGGCATCGCCCGCGTCCCGGACATGCTGGCCGCCGGCGTACCGGTCGGCCTCGGCGTGGACGGCACCGCCTCCAACGAGTCCGGTGAGCTCCACACCGAGCTGCGCAACGCGCTGCTGATCAACCGCCTGAACCCGGTCCACCGCGAGCGAGCGCTGGGCGCCCGCCAGGCCCTGCGCCTGGGCACCTACGGCGGCGCCCAGGTCCTGGGACGAGCCGACAGCATCGGTTCGCTGGAGGTCGGCAAGTGCGCCGACCTGGTCCTGTGGAACATCAGCACCTTCCTGCACTCCTCGATCGCCGACCCGGTGACCGCCCTGGTCTTCGGCGCGGCCGCCCCGGTGACGGCCTCGTTCGTCAACGGCAAGCAGATCGTCGAGAACAACCGGCTGCTCTTCGCCGACGAGGACGCCATCGCGGTGTCCACGCGGGAAGAGGCCCAGCGCCTCGCGCGGATCGCGCAGGCCTGA
- a CDS encoding nucleobase:cation symporter-2 family protein, translating into MANPPRFRKDAVAVPEEKHPVDETLPPLKMFTSGLQHVAAMYAGVVAPPMIVGPAVGLSATETAFLMGASLFTAGLATLLQTLGFWKVGAKLPFVNGVSFAGVTPMIAIAKGQGADALPVIFGAIIVAGAVGFLAAPYFGKLVRFFPPVVTGTVITLIGVSLLPVAFTWSQGGNRTAGDYGSMRNIGLAAATLVIVLLLRKFLRGFLQQISILLGLAAGTLIALPLGMTSFDAVRDAPLAGFPTPFHFGAPQFQVAAIVSMCIVMLVCMTESTADILALGRIVGRPADEKAIAGGLRADTLGSAISPLFNGFMCSAFAQNIGLVAMTKVRSRFVVAVGGGILILLGLCPMAASVIGVVPLPVLGGAGIVLFGSVAASGIQTLAGAAMEKGENALIVAASVGIGLIPIAAPDFYHAFPKDLLVVLDSGISTGCVVAIVLNLAFNHLGAGKRGASAAAPEPVPVH; encoded by the coding sequence GTGGCCAACCCGCCCAGGTTTCGCAAAGACGCAGTCGCAGTTCCGGAGGAGAAGCACCCGGTCGACGAGACCCTGCCTCCTCTGAAGATGTTCACCAGCGGCCTCCAGCACGTGGCCGCCATGTACGCGGGTGTCGTGGCCCCGCCCATGATCGTCGGTCCGGCGGTCGGCCTCTCCGCCACCGAGACCGCCTTCCTGATGGGCGCCTCGCTCTTCACCGCCGGCCTCGCCACCCTCCTGCAGACCCTCGGTTTCTGGAAGGTCGGCGCCAAACTCCCCTTCGTCAACGGCGTCTCCTTCGCCGGTGTGACCCCGATGATCGCGATAGCGAAGGGGCAGGGCGCGGACGCCCTCCCCGTCATCTTCGGAGCGATCATCGTCGCCGGGGCCGTCGGCTTCCTGGCCGCCCCGTACTTCGGCAAGCTCGTCCGCTTCTTCCCGCCCGTCGTCACGGGTACGGTCATCACCCTGATCGGCGTCTCGCTCCTGCCCGTCGCCTTCACCTGGTCGCAGGGCGGCAACCGGACCGCCGGCGATTACGGCTCGATGCGGAACATCGGCCTGGCCGCCGCCACGCTGGTGATCGTCCTGCTCCTGCGCAAGTTCCTGCGCGGCTTCCTCCAGCAGATCTCCATCCTGCTCGGCCTGGCCGCGGGCACCCTGATCGCCCTGCCCCTGGGGATGACCAGCTTCGACGCCGTCAGAGACGCCCCCCTCGCGGGCTTTCCGACCCCGTTCCACTTCGGCGCCCCGCAGTTCCAGGTCGCCGCGATCGTCTCCATGTGCATCGTGATGCTCGTCTGCATGACCGAGTCCACCGCCGACATCCTGGCGCTCGGCAGGATCGTCGGACGGCCCGCGGACGAGAAGGCCATCGCCGGAGGCCTGCGCGCCGACACCCTCGGCAGCGCGATCAGCCCGCTCTTCAACGGGTTCATGTGCAGCGCCTTCGCCCAGAACATCGGCCTGGTCGCCATGACCAAGGTGCGCAGCCGCTTCGTCGTCGCCGTGGGCGGCGGCATCCTGATCCTGTTGGGCCTGTGCCCGATGGCGGCCTCCGTCATCGGAGTGGTCCCGCTGCCCGTCCTCGGCGGTGCCGGCATCGTCCTGTTCGGCTCGGTGGCCGCCAGCGGCATCCAGACCCTGGCCGGCGCGGCCATGGAGAAGGGCGAGAACGCCCTGATCGTCGCCGCCTCCGTGGGCATCGGCCTGATCCCGATCGCCGCGCCCGACTTCTACCACGCCTTCCCGAAGGACCTGCTGGTCGTCCTCGACTCCGGCATCAGCACCGGCTGCGTCGTGGCCATCGTGCTGAACCTGGCCTTCAACCACCTCGGAGCCGGGAAGCGCGGGGCCTCGGCGGCCGCACCAGAACCGGTACCGGTCCACTGA
- a CDS encoding 3'-5' exoribonuclease domain-containing protein: MAVRTARPSLYISVDIEADGPIPGPYSMISFGAAVAGRQDGGSYTAADPEQRTFYRELRPISDTWVPEALAVSGLDRDRLVREGTDPAAAMAAFRTWVRKVSEGAQPVMCGYPASFDWTFLYWYLMRFGGDSPFGHSGCLDMKTLYATKARVPLRAAVKGRTPRELLSRRRHTHHALDDAIEQAELMSNLMLWRP; this comes from the coding sequence ATGGCAGTCCGCACCGCACGTCCCAGTCTCTACATCTCCGTCGACATCGAGGCCGACGGACCCATTCCAGGACCGTATTCGATGATCAGCTTCGGGGCCGCGGTCGCGGGCCGGCAGGACGGGGGGTCGTATACGGCCGCCGATCCGGAGCAGCGGACGTTCTACCGGGAGTTGCGGCCGATCAGCGACACCTGGGTGCCCGAGGCGCTGGCCGTCAGCGGGCTCGACCGCGACCGGCTGGTCCGGGAGGGCACCGATCCGGCGGCCGCGATGGCCGCGTTCCGCACCTGGGTGCGGAAGGTCTCCGAGGGCGCCCAGCCGGTGATGTGCGGCTACCCGGCGTCCTTCGACTGGACGTTCCTGTACTGGTACCTGATGCGGTTCGGCGGGGACAGCCCCTTCGGCCACTCCGGGTGCCTGGACATGAAGACCCTCTACGCGACGAAGGCGCGGGTGCCGCTGCGGGCCGCGGTCAAGGGGCGGACGCCCCGTGAACTGCTGTCCCGGCGGCGCCACACGCACCACGCACTCGACGACGCCATCGAGCAGGCCGAGCTGATGAGCAACCTGATGCTCTGGCGGCCCTGA
- a CDS encoding GDSL-type esterase/lipase family protein, with translation MIGFRNAGKDRDASRVRRLACAAAAVPLAAGALLAGGPGTAVAAPGTGPTAVVSMGDSYISGEAGRWKGNSLTNTGSRNGTDRGWVTGSTYDPAKVYGSTAGGCHRSDSAEVRSAGAIADVAVNLACSGAVSKNVFRSSNGGVAYKGEAPQADQLAAVAASHDVKVIALSIGGNDLGFADIISDCALDFVIWNSYCYDDQQYGVDQKIDAVMADVGKSVDEIRAVMRAAGYADSSYRIVLQSYPSPIPRGAENRYPQSDWSRLNTGGCPFWNRDSDWARDSLVPQIANRIKGVAAAKGVQFLDLRDMLQGREVCAKSSKLVSSTVPASAKTSEWARWIDNNESQGLIQESMHPNYYGQLAAGRCLALAVAQPAASAAACKNTAGGDHTGMFLTPAP, from the coding sequence GTGATCGGATTCCGCAACGCCGGCAAGGACCGGGACGCCAGCCGGGTGCGACGGCTGGCCTGTGCCGCCGCGGCCGTGCCGCTCGCCGCCGGCGCGCTGCTGGCCGGCGGTCCCGGGACCGCCGTGGCCGCCCCAGGGACCGGGCCCACCGCCGTGGTCTCCATGGGCGACAGCTACATATCCGGCGAGGCCGGGCGTTGGAAGGGCAACAGCCTGACCAACACCGGCAGCCGCAACGGCACCGACCGGGGCTGGGTCACCGGCAGCACCTACGACCCGGCCAAGGTGTACGGGAGCACGGCCGGCGGCTGCCACCGGTCCGACTCCGCCGAGGTGCGCAGCGCCGGGGCGATCGCCGACGTCGCCGTGAACCTCGCCTGTTCCGGGGCCGTCTCGAAGAACGTGTTCCGCTCCTCCAACGGCGGCGTCGCCTACAAGGGCGAGGCCCCGCAGGCCGACCAGCTCGCCGCGGTGGCCGCGAGCCACGACGTCAAGGTCATCGCCCTGTCCATCGGCGGCAACGACCTGGGCTTCGCCGACATCATCTCGGACTGCGCCCTCGACTTCGTCATCTGGAACTCGTACTGCTACGACGACCAGCAATACGGCGTCGACCAGAAGATCGACGCCGTCATGGCCGACGTCGGCAAGTCGGTCGACGAGATCCGGGCCGTGATGCGCGCGGCCGGGTACGCCGACTCCTCCTACCGGATCGTCCTCCAGTCCTACCCGTCGCCGATCCCGCGCGGCGCCGAGAACCGCTACCCCCAGAGCGACTGGAGCCGCCTCAACACCGGTGGCTGCCCCTTCTGGAACCGGGACTCGGACTGGGCGCGCGACTCGCTCGTGCCGCAGATCGCGAACCGCATCAAGGGCGTCGCCGCCGCGAAGGGCGTGCAGTTCCTGGACCTGCGGGACATGCTCCAGGGGCGCGAGGTGTGTGCGAAGTCGAGCAAGCTGGTGAGCTCCACCGTCCCCGCCTCGGCGAAGACGAGCGAGTGGGCGCGCTGGATCGACAACAACGAGTCGCAGGGGCTCATCCAGGAGTCCATGCACCCCAACTACTACGGCCAGCTCGCCGCCGGCCGCTGTCTGGCCCTGGCCGTGGCGCAGCCCGCGGCCTCCGCCGCCGCCTGCAAGAACACCGCGGGCGGCGACCACACGGGGATGTTCCTGACCCCGGCGCCGTAG
- a CDS encoding Hsp70 family protein, whose translation MKYRVVAAIDFGTHGSGFAWAVLPAGAQGPDQRQIDYPDQWDDAPLTYPKNLSALFLDPDGNDRDWGYAARRAGATGEPGRLEHGFKMWLSPEGPDGREGAQGPGAGLVGTPERAVPLIAAYLRRLRGAALDRVVGGGFMESDIRWCLTVPAIWEPEQRNLMRDAARLAGFPADDRDRLILVTEPEAATVYCAQDSAAGIGGLGSTATLVVDCGGGTVDIAAYRCTADGSLEQLRRPSGGKLGSNYINRRFQVQVLAPRLGQAAFKALEAAPAQLLELMDDFERMKTHFRGDSDSPVSIPISLKASRIIDPHGGTARLAAEQQGVDDHIVIEPDVMRGLFHGTTEPLVKLVDTQIRELLADPAVAADGLRVILVGGFAQSHYVQTRLGLHLDREFPAGVQLMIPPNPSRAVLGGAVHYACRPEVVHSRRASNTYAVEISERRKFGAVFRESEAVRALTITKVKGQGAYRDGVLDPLVFMGERVEVGSERTYTLVPLTTDQPEVEVALYAVPQVKDLTVNTPGARRLGTVLVDISESVGEEKVDDRSVDLYFTFGGTEIGVTAVNPRTGERRETVVEFAGIPE comes from the coding sequence ATGAAGTACAGGGTTGTGGCTGCCATCGACTTCGGGACACACGGCTCCGGGTTCGCCTGGGCGGTGCTCCCGGCCGGCGCACAAGGGCCCGACCAGCGCCAGATCGACTACCCCGACCAGTGGGACGACGCGCCGCTCACCTATCCGAAGAACCTCTCCGCACTCTTCCTGGACCCCGACGGCAACGACCGCGATTGGGGGTACGCCGCCCGGCGCGCCGGCGCCACGGGCGAGCCGGGCCGGCTGGAGCACGGCTTCAAGATGTGGCTGAGCCCCGAGGGCCCCGACGGCCGCGAGGGGGCCCAGGGCCCCGGCGCCGGGCTCGTCGGCACGCCGGAACGGGCCGTCCCGCTGATCGCGGCCTATCTGCGCCGCCTGCGCGGCGCCGCCCTCGACCGCGTCGTCGGCGGCGGATTCATGGAGTCCGACATCCGCTGGTGCCTGACCGTCCCGGCCATCTGGGAGCCCGAGCAGCGCAACCTGATGCGCGACGCCGCCCGCCTGGCCGGATTCCCCGCCGACGACCGCGACCGGCTGATCCTCGTGACCGAACCGGAGGCCGCGACCGTCTACTGCGCCCAGGACAGCGCCGCCGGAATCGGCGGCCTCGGCTCCACGGCCACGCTCGTCGTCGACTGCGGGGGCGGCACCGTGGACATCGCCGCCTACCGGTGCACGGCCGACGGATCCCTCGAACAGCTGCGCCGCCCCTCCGGCGGAAAACTCGGCTCGAACTACATCAACCGCCGCTTCCAGGTCCAGGTGCTGGCCCCCCGCCTCGGGCAGGCGGCGTTCAAGGCCCTGGAGGCGGCCCCCGCCCAGCTCCTGGAGCTGATGGACGACTTCGAACGCATGAAGACCCACTTCCGCGGGGACAGCGACAGCCCGGTCAGCATCCCCATCTCGCTCAAGGCCAGCCGGATCATCGACCCCCACGGCGGCACGGCCCGCCTCGCGGCCGAACAGCAGGGCGTCGACGACCACATCGTCATCGAACCCGACGTGATGCGAGGCCTCTTCCACGGAACCACCGAACCCCTGGTGAAGCTGGTGGACACCCAGATCCGCGAACTGCTCGCCGACCCCGCCGTCGCCGCCGACGGCCTGCGCGTGATCCTCGTCGGAGGATTCGCCCAGTCCCACTACGTGCAGACCCGGCTGGGCCTGCACCTCGACCGGGAGTTCCCGGCCGGGGTCCAGCTGATGATCCCGCCCAACCCCTCCCGCGCCGTGCTCGGCGGCGCCGTGCACTACGCCTGCCGCCCCGAGGTCGTGCACTCCCGGCGCGCCTCCAACACGTACGCGGTGGAGATCTCGGAACGGCGCAAATTCGGCGCCGTCTTCCGGGAGTCGGAAGCCGTACGCGCGCTCACCATCACCAAGGTCAAGGGTCAGGGCGCCTACCGCGACGGCGTCCTCGACCCGCTCGTCTTCATGGGGGAGCGGGTCGAGGTCGGCAGCGAACGGACCTACACCCTCGTCCCCCTCACCACCGACCAGCCGGAGGTGGAGGTCGCGCTGTACGCCGTACCCCAGGTGAAGGACCTCACGGTCAACACGCCCGGCGCGCGGCGCCTCGGCACGGTCCTGGTCGACATCTCCGAGTCGGTCGGCGAGGAGAAGGTCGACGACCGCAGCGTGGACCTGTACTTCACCTTCGGCGGAACCGAGATCGGCGTCACCGCCGTCAACCCGCGCACCGGGGAACGCCGCGAGACGGTCGTCGAGTTCGCCGGAATCCCCGAGTAG
- a CDS encoding serine/threonine-protein kinase produces MPGAPREGTLLDGRYRLDRLIGRGGMGEVWQATDTRHGTGLAVKTILAQSLDSPEARARFRHEARALERVVSPYTVRLLGSGSDGDVDYLAMEYVSGHGLDRELAVRFVADRTWRWAAPVLRGIVQGIADVHGAETVHRDIKPSNVMLTSDGSVKVCDFGIAKLLGPEPFTQLTAPGQAVGSAPYMPPEQWNGGPVTYLGDLYSFGCLAYELLTGVRPFGPCIDREAYRRAHLEQRPERLSTLRPDLPSALDLLVSALLEKRPGDRPASAELAAVVLDVFPLEARGTRWARQRLAAHDAETDRMLRDAESNWLSNRPEAGLASSREVVRRRVLVNGPNAEATLRARRVEADCLWALGDVAEALQLSEELAEQRVAVLGPYNDEAIMSLRAWASRLWHLGRLAEALVPLRRIAEARADTHGDYSPEYHRASYDLALCLFSCGRGEEAAPLLRAVVAGRTDLLGAQAPETLEACLLLGAVLLEHEGAVDALAQLEPLEAALDRGWIPNQRPPDHARALIESARLRVKRRR; encoded by the coding sequence GTGCCCGGCGCTCCGCGGGAGGGGACACTGCTCGACGGCCGCTACCGGCTGGACCGGCTGATCGGGCGCGGCGGCATGGGCGAGGTCTGGCAGGCCACCGACACGAGACACGGCACCGGCCTCGCCGTGAAGACGATCCTCGCGCAGTCCCTGGACTCACCCGAGGCACGGGCCCGCTTCCGGCACGAGGCGCGGGCCCTCGAACGCGTCGTGAGCCCCTACACCGTGCGCCTGCTCGGGTCCGGCTCCGACGGCGACGTCGACTACCTGGCGATGGAGTACGTCTCGGGCCACGGCCTGGACCGGGAGCTCGCGGTCCGTTTCGTCGCCGACCGCACCTGGCGCTGGGCGGCGCCCGTGCTGCGCGGCATTGTCCAGGGCATCGCCGACGTGCACGGCGCCGAGACGGTGCACCGGGACATCAAGCCGTCCAACGTCATGCTCACCTCGGACGGTTCCGTCAAGGTGTGCGACTTCGGCATCGCCAAGCTCCTGGGACCCGAGCCCTTCACCCAGCTCACGGCCCCCGGCCAGGCCGTCGGCAGCGCCCCCTACATGCCTCCGGAGCAGTGGAACGGGGGACCGGTCACCTACCTGGGAGACCTCTACTCCTTCGGCTGCCTCGCGTACGAACTGCTCACCGGAGTACGCCCCTTCGGCCCCTGCATCGACCGGGAGGCCTACCGCAGGGCCCACCTGGAGCAGCGGCCCGAGCGGCTTTCCACCCTGCGCCCCGACCTGCCGTCGGCGCTGGACCTCCTGGTGTCCGCGCTGCTGGAGAAGCGCCCGGGGGACCGGCCGGCCTCCGCCGAGCTCGCGGCCGTCGTCCTCGACGTGTTCCCGCTGGAGGCCCGCGGGACGCGGTGGGCCAGGCAGCGGCTCGCCGCCCACGACGCCGAGACCGACCGGATGCTGCGGGACGCCGAGAGCAACTGGCTGTCGAACCGGCCGGAGGCGGGGCTCGCCTCCAGCCGGGAGGTCGTACGCCGCCGGGTACTGGTCAACGGCCCGAACGCCGAGGCGACCCTGAGGGCCCGCCGGGTCGAGGCGGACTGCCTGTGGGCGCTGGGGGACGTGGCCGAGGCGCTGCAGCTGAGCGAGGAGCTCGCCGAGCAGCGGGTCGCGGTGCTCGGCCCCTACAACGACGAGGCGATCATGTCGCTGCGGGCGTGGGCCAGCCGGCTGTGGCACCTGGGGCGCCTGGCCGAGGCCCTGGTGCCGCTGCGGCGGATAGCGGAGGCGCGCGCGGACACCCACGGGGACTACTCCCCGGAGTACCACCGGGCCAGTTACGACCTCGCGCTCTGCCTCTTCTCCTGCGGCAGGGGCGAGGAGGCGGCCCCGCTGCTGCGCGCCGTGGTGGCCGGACGTACGGACCTGCTCGGCGCGCAGGCCCCGGAGACGCTGGAGGCGTGCCTGCTGCTGGGAGCCGTACTGCTGGAGCACGAGGGGGCGGTGGATGCCCTCGCGCAACTGGAACCGCTCGAAGCCGCTCTCGACCGGGGCTGGATCCCCAACCAGCGGCCCCCGGACCATGCCCGCGCGCTCATCGAGAGCGCAAGGCTGCGTGTGAAGCGCAGGCGCTGA